One Streptomyces sp. R28 DNA window includes the following coding sequences:
- a CDS encoding N-acetylmuramoyl-L-alanine amidase, which translates to MLSGAGVVTYAIADPSTPADAKRDSREPSIHTLKLKDRGSGRRGLAKRGTDRFSAVVLTWNDPDAKAKGTPEVRTRDIESGAWSAWQKVTLEPSQADGAEGARADLRGGTESVWTGDSDGVEVRLVNADGTEASGQPTGMDVKLIDPGTDPKDALQPAAFAAEETTAPATETPVPTDPATPTETVAPTDSATPTGTPEPTGTPTPTGSPTVTETPTDSASPTASPSPTSTVPAPRPSTVVKPPVITQAEWGASTDYDGTPEYGTEIKAAVVHHTGEDSDNTLSCGESRARMRSIQQAHFARGYFDVGYNFVVDKCGQIFEGRSGGMDLPVRGAHDVGFNTNTVGISYIGNFETAKPSRAAMDAISRIVAWKFGMYGIDPTGKVTLTSGAEQGVDGNKVPMGQSITLPRVFGHRDTNATACPGANLYSKLTRIAQVAKTPGISHALATSDFDRDGITDLVTGTPRALSNGGTLTVVPGGIDGPVTASKRTLTQNSTGVPGSHESGDNFGAATAWGDVNGDGYADLAIGAPGEDDTSGHADRGSVTVLYGPGLDTGFTYTTSGSVTATGAKLGSTVAVGDFNGDGKADVFAAGTGKGGNWNARLTGGATATGTLTSATGAVAYLDAATGDFNRDGYGDVALNYRDTGGIGRVVRFAGSATGLTKVGVISVKGGRSIAAGDVNGNGYDDIVIGQPVASESGGKSGGQITMVPGTSAGFTTTGMTTIHQDTTDVPGGNESGDNFGASVSVGDYDADGYADALAGAPGEDFPRSGVNQSDAGDAILVKGTASGLTGTGSLAISQDTSGVPGAAETGDLFGSSGSLTDLSGYGTADLTFGAEGEDGTDGIVLYLPSNSTSLGYSQAVIYSKTTLGTPTDAHLGQTLTP; encoded by the coding sequence GTGCTGAGCGGTGCCGGCGTCGTGACGTACGCGATCGCGGATCCGTCCACGCCGGCCGACGCCAAGCGGGACAGCCGCGAGCCGTCGATCCACACGCTCAAGCTCAAGGACCGCGGCTCGGGCCGCCGGGGCCTGGCCAAGCGGGGCACCGACCGCTTCAGCGCGGTCGTGCTGACCTGGAACGACCCCGACGCGAAGGCCAAGGGCACGCCCGAGGTGCGCACCCGGGACATCGAGAGCGGCGCGTGGTCGGCCTGGCAGAAGGTCACGCTCGAGCCCAGCCAGGCGGACGGCGCCGAGGGCGCGCGGGCCGACCTTCGCGGCGGTACGGAGTCGGTGTGGACCGGTGACTCCGACGGCGTCGAGGTGCGCCTCGTGAACGCGGACGGCACCGAGGCGAGCGGCCAGCCGACCGGCATGGACGTCAAGCTGATCGACCCCGGCACGGACCCGAAGGACGCGTTGCAGCCGGCCGCCTTCGCGGCGGAGGAGACCACGGCACCGGCGACCGAGACCCCGGTGCCGACGGACCCGGCCACCCCCACCGAGACGGTCGCGCCGACCGACTCGGCCACGCCCACCGGCACCCCGGAGCCCACGGGCACCCCGACGCCCACAGGCTCCCCGACGGTCACCGAGACGCCCACCGATTCCGCGTCCCCGACCGCCTCCCCCTCCCCGACCTCCACCGTCCCCGCGCCCCGGCCCTCGACGGTCGTCAAGCCGCCGGTCATCACGCAGGCCGAGTGGGGCGCGTCGACGGACTACGACGGCACGCCGGAGTACGGCACCGAGATCAAGGCCGCCGTCGTCCACCACACCGGCGAGGACAGCGACAACACCCTGTCCTGCGGCGAGTCCCGGGCCCGGATGCGCTCCATCCAGCAGGCGCACTTCGCCCGCGGCTACTTCGACGTCGGCTACAACTTCGTCGTCGACAAGTGCGGCCAGATCTTCGAGGGCCGCAGCGGCGGCATGGACCTGCCGGTGCGCGGCGCGCACGACGTCGGCTTCAACACCAACACGGTCGGCATCTCGTACATAGGCAACTTCGAGACGGCCAAGCCGAGTCGCGCCGCGATGGACGCGATCTCCCGGATCGTGGCCTGGAAGTTCGGGATGTACGGCATCGACCCGACCGGCAAGGTGACCCTCACCTCGGGCGCGGAACAGGGCGTCGACGGCAACAAGGTCCCGATGGGCCAGTCGATCACCCTGCCGCGGGTCTTCGGCCACCGGGACACCAACGCCACGGCCTGCCCCGGCGCGAACCTCTACTCCAAGCTGACCCGGATCGCCCAGGTCGCCAAGACCCCGGGCATCTCGCACGCCCTGGCCACCTCGGACTTCGACCGGGACGGCATCACCGACCTGGTCACGGGCACGCCCCGCGCGCTGAGCAACGGCGGCACCCTCACCGTCGTCCCGGGCGGCATCGACGGCCCGGTCACCGCCTCGAAGCGGACGCTCACCCAGAACAGCACCGGCGTCCCCGGCTCCCACGAGTCCGGCGACAACTTCGGCGCCGCCACCGCATGGGGCGACGTCAACGGCGACGGCTACGCGGACCTCGCGATCGGCGCGCCCGGCGAGGACGACACCAGCGGCCACGCGGACCGGGGCTCGGTCACGGTGCTGTACGGCCCGGGTCTCGACACCGGCTTCACCTACACCACCTCGGGCAGTGTCACGGCGACCGGCGCCAAGCTCGGCTCCACGGTGGCGGTCGGCGACTTCAACGGCGACGGCAAGGCGGACGTGTTCGCGGCCGGCACCGGCAAGGGCGGCAACTGGAACGCGCGGCTGACCGGCGGCGCCACGGCGACCGGCACCCTCACCTCCGCCACGGGCGCCGTCGCCTACCTGGACGCGGCGACCGGCGACTTCAACCGGGACGGCTACGGGGACGTCGCCCTCAACTACCGCGACACCGGCGGCATCGGCCGCGTGGTCCGCTTCGCGGGCTCGGCGACCGGCCTCACCAAGGTCGGCGTGATCTCCGTCAAGGGCGGCCGCTCCATCGCCGCGGGCGACGTCAACGGCAACGGCTACGACGACATCGTCATCGGCCAGCCGGTGGCGTCCGAGTCGGGCGGCAAGTCCGGCGGCCAGATCACCATGGTCCCCGGCACGTCCGCCGGCTTCACCACCACCGGCATGACGACGATCCACCAGGACACGACCGACGTCCCCGGCGGCAACGAGTCCGGCGACAACTTCGGCGCCTCGGTCTCGGTCGGCGACTACGACGCCGACGGCTACGCGGACGCCCTCGCCGGCGCCCCCGGCGAGGACTTCCCCCGCAGCGGTGTGAACCAGTCCGACGCGGGCGACGCGATCCTGGTCAAGGGCACGGCCTCCGGCCTGACCGGCACCGGCTCGCTGGCGATCTCGCAGGACACCTCCGGCGTCCCCGGCGCGGCGGAGACCGGCGACCTGTTCGGCTCCTCCGGCTCGCTGACGGACCTGTCGGGCTACGGCACCGCGGACCTGACGTTCGGCGCGGAGGGCGAGGACGGCACGGACGGCATCGTGCTGTACCTCCCGAGCAACAGCACGAGCCTCGGCTACAGCCAGGCGGTCATCTACAGCAAGACCACCCTGGGCACCCCGACGGACGCCCACCTGGGCCAGACGCTGACGCCGTAA
- a CDS encoding septum formation family protein, with protein sequence MSVLRPRRSLRGISAAVALLALGAAGCSDVSDAVDSAKDGAKKVARQRSVFSLEIGDCYNPNTKGEGEEVLVEIVPCAEGHTGQVVADFKIDDKASYPGDDAISAIADERCPVEAGKFAPDTWALPKGVAIFYYTPTKESWATGDRAVTCTYNKESGTFTGSLDADAKSFKPEQSTFLKGSNAVYDALWANQSDKDVEEDLAAYKAQAKAVSSALDAHLEGLKGIEGAEVGKLREQLKKAAGHWKAAANAADADAFYIAYDPAFTGIDPSKTVAARKELGLATTVPADEAEVWAA encoded by the coding sequence ATGTCGGTCCTTAGACCTCGCCGTTCCCTTCGCGGCATATCCGCCGCCGTTGCCCTGCTCGCCCTCGGTGCGGCGGGGTGTTCGGATGTATCGGACGCCGTCGACAGCGCCAAGGACGGCGCGAAGAAGGTGGCCCGCCAGCGGTCGGTTTTCTCGCTGGAGATCGGGGACTGCTACAACCCCAACACCAAGGGCGAGGGCGAGGAGGTCCTCGTCGAGATCGTGCCCTGCGCCGAGGGCCACACGGGGCAGGTCGTCGCCGATTTCAAGATCGACGACAAGGCCTCGTACCCCGGCGACGACGCGATCTCGGCGATCGCCGACGAGCGTTGCCCGGTCGAGGCGGGGAAGTTCGCCCCGGACACCTGGGCGCTCCCCAAGGGCGTCGCCATCTTCTACTACACCCCGACCAAGGAGAGCTGGGCGACCGGCGACCGCGCCGTGACCTGCACGTACAACAAGGAGTCGGGCACGTTCACCGGCTCGTTGGACGCCGACGCGAAGTCCTTCAAGCCCGAGCAGAGCACGTTTCTGAAGGGTTCGAACGCCGTCTACGACGCCCTGTGGGCGAACCAGTCCGACAAGGACGTCGAGGAGGACCTGGCCGCCTACAAGGCGCAGGCCAAGGCCGTCTCATCCGCCCTGGACGCGCACCTCGAGGGCCTGAAGGGCATCGAGGGCGCGGAGGTCGGCAAGCTCCGCGAGCAGCTGAAGAAGGCGGCCGGGCACTGGAAGGCGGCCGCGAACGCCGCCGACGCCGACGCCTTCTACATCGCCTACGACCCGGCCTTCACCGGCATCGACCCGAGCAAGACGGTCGCCGCCCGTAAGGAACTGGGCCTGGCCACCACCGTCCCGGCCGACGAAGCCGAGGTCTGGGCGGCCTGA